Proteins encoded within one genomic window of Flavobacterium sp. NG2:
- a CDS encoding oligosaccharide flippase family protein translates to MNKKKIYHFSQNLISLFTVKGLELALTLGLIPYLIFKVGVENYGKYAFAMAMVLFFVNFLNYGFDLSAVRELAKNKNNLEKVEQLFNEVFSVKLFLIGIAYCIIFILVLFIPRFEEARNLFLLASLLLIGDLFSLRWFFLGLEKMKFITLISFLSTLIYVGLVIVFIKHKEDFIWIPVAEAIGLFVVSGLSFVGVLKQFKIKVQLLSFREIGVYLKSHFNSYINLLLPSTTGVIMVFLVGLFGLPNTVALMQIGVKFTSAFSTVNTILTTVFYPMVNREQRNIKASRMVLLGIGFCLSLVMFFGSPFLIAHWLKLKSVTDFENTIYIIKYLSPIPFLMGAISGYGVNGLLVYFEDQLYSWITIVATLFMIVLGCVLIPVLTIIGGAIAFVSGRLLYALLSYYFFKLKVSEVH, encoded by the coding sequence TTGAATAAAAAAAAAATATACCATTTCTCTCAAAATCTAATTTCCTTATTTACAGTAAAAGGATTGGAATTAGCATTGACTTTAGGGTTGATTCCTTATCTAATATTCAAGGTAGGGGTAGAGAATTATGGAAAATATGCTTTTGCGATGGCAATGGTATTGTTTTTCGTTAATTTCCTGAATTATGGTTTTGATTTATCGGCTGTTCGGGAACTGGCAAAAAACAAAAATAATTTAGAAAAGGTTGAACAATTGTTTAACGAAGTTTTCTCTGTAAAACTCTTTTTGATAGGGATTGCTTATTGTATTATTTTTATTCTAGTACTATTTATTCCTCGATTTGAGGAAGCTCGAAATTTGTTCCTTTTGGCTTCTTTGTTGTTAATTGGGGATTTGTTTTCACTACGTTGGTTCTTTTTGGGTTTGGAGAAAATGAAGTTTATTACTCTTATTAGTTTTCTTTCGACTTTGATTTATGTTGGGTTAGTTATAGTGTTTATCAAGCATAAAGAAGATTTTATATGGATTCCAGTAGCTGAGGCTATTGGGTTATTTGTAGTTTCAGGACTATCGTTTGTAGGGGTTCTAAAACAATTTAAAATCAAAGTTCAATTACTTTCATTTAGGGAAATTGGAGTTTATCTAAAGTCTCATTTTAATTCCTATATCAATTTATTGTTACCCTCTACAACAGGTGTTATCATGGTTTTTTTAGTAGGTTTATTTGGATTGCCTAATACTGTTGCACTCATGCAAATTGGGGTAAAATTTACCAGTGCTTTTTCGACAGTAAATACTATTTTAACTACGGTGTTTTATCCCATGGTGAATAGGGAACAAAGAAATATTAAAGCGTCCAGAATGGTTTTGTTAGGGATTGGATTTTGTTTGAGTTTGGTGATGTTTTTTGGGAGTCCTTTTTTGATTGCGCATTGGCTTAAATTGAAATCTGTAACCGATTTTGAGAATACAATTTATATCATCAAATATTTGAGTCCGATTCCTTTTTTGATGGGCGCAATTTCAGGTTATGGTGTTAATGGCTTACTAGTCTATTTTGAAGATCAATTATATAGTTGGATTACCATTGTAGCAACCTTATTTATGATTGTTTTAGGATGTGTTTTGATTCCAGTTTTAACTATAATTGGAGGGGCTATTGCCTTTGTGTCGGGTAGGCTATTATATGCTTTGTTGTCGTATTATTTTTTTAAATTAAAAGTAAGTGAAGTTCATTAA
- a CDS encoding DapH/DapD/GlmU-related protein, translating to MENNLIDLSKYQNAISRKNQLARLLWSITWMLLARPLPRSFCNSWKLFLLRLFGAKVHRTAVVYSSVKIYMPWNLEMDAYSCLAPEVDCYNVDKIRIGAHSTVSQKTYLCSASHDVQLSHNPLIHAPIVIEDQVWIGAAAFVGMGVTVGQGAVVGANACVYKNVENWSIVGGNPAKFIKKRILNNE from the coding sequence ATGGAAAATAATTTAATAGATTTATCGAAGTATCAAAATGCTATTAGTAGAAAAAACCAACTAGCACGTTTATTATGGTCTATAACTTGGATGTTACTGGCAAGACCATTACCTAGAAGCTTTTGCAATTCTTGGAAATTATTTCTATTGCGGTTATTTGGGGCTAAGGTTCATAGAACGGCTGTAGTATATTCAAGTGTTAAAATCTATATGCCTTGGAATTTAGAAATGGATGCTTATTCATGTTTGGCTCCGGAAGTTGATTGTTATAATGTTGATAAAATTAGAATAGGAGCTCATTCAACTGTTTCTCAAAAAACTTATTTGTGTTCCGCCTCTCATGATGTTCAATTATCTCATAACCCCTTAATACATGCTCCTATTGTTATTGAAGACCAAGTTTGGATTGGAGCAGCAGCTTTTGTTGGGATGGGAGTTACCGTTGGTCAAGGAGCTGTTGTTGGGGCTAATGCCTGTGTCTATAAGAATGTTGAAAACTGGTCAATAGTTGGGGGTAACCCCGCAAAATTTATTAAAAAAAGAATACTTAATAATGAATAA
- a CDS encoding glycosyltransferase family 4 protein, giving the protein MDYIFWQNILSIHQSAFIRNLSINNKVVLVVEESLNVERQKHGWLVPDFGNTKVIVSPQEVQIKELLAIKGAIHVFTGIDSFPLPASVFKIAIGLSLNIGVMLEPFNTLGIKGKLRFIKYKLLAIKYRSKIDFILAISDNAIDCYKKVGFNSDIIFDWIYFTENNTSFEKIKNIRTKPKLLFVGSIDIRKNILPIVQDVLLLADKIDSFEIIGIGPLENDLMNLIKNNKIIKYIGGVPNQDVNKYIFDADLLILPSIFDGWGAVVNEAVHVGTPVLVSENAGASCLIKPQIGRVFSNQKNNFKEVLNDYLIELPIDKTKRMGIKSWADVSLSAKKGSDYFSRIMGHIYENQKRPIAPWKLT; this is encoded by the coding sequence ATGGATTATATTTTTTGGCAAAACATATTGAGTATTCATCAGTCTGCATTCATTAGAAACTTGTCTATAAATAATAAGGTAGTTCTAGTGGTTGAGGAAAGTCTTAATGTAGAAAGACAAAAACATGGTTGGTTAGTTCCAGATTTTGGTAATACTAAGGTTATTGTTAGTCCACAAGAAGTACAAATAAAAGAATTATTAGCAATAAAAGGAGCAATTCACGTTTTTACTGGGATTGATTCTTTTCCCTTGCCTGCCAGTGTTTTTAAAATTGCTATTGGTTTAAGCTTAAATATTGGTGTTATGTTAGAACCCTTTAATACTTTAGGAATTAAAGGGAAGTTAAGATTTATTAAATACAAATTATTAGCCATTAAATATCGAAGTAAAATTGATTTTATATTAGCAATTAGTGATAATGCAATTGACTGTTATAAGAAAGTTGGATTTAATTCAGATATTATTTTTGATTGGATTTACTTCACTGAAAATAATACTTCTTTTGAGAAAATAAAAAATATTAGGACAAAACCAAAATTGTTATTTGTAGGTAGTATTGATATTCGCAAAAATATATTACCAATAGTTCAAGATGTTTTACTTTTAGCGGATAAAATTGATAGTTTTGAAATTATAGGAATTGGTCCATTAGAAAATGATCTAATGAATTTAATAAAAAATAATAAAATAATTAAATATATTGGGGGAGTTCCAAACCAAGATGTAAATAAGTATATTTTTGATGCGGATTTACTTATTTTACCTAGTATTTTTGATGGATGGGGTGCAGTAGTGAATGAAGCTGTACATGTTGGGACTCCTGTTTTGGTAAGTGAAAATGCAGGTGCTAGTTGTTTAATTAAGCCTCAAATAGGGAGAGTGTTTAGTAACCAAAAGAATAATTTTAAAGAGGTTTTAAATGATTATTTAATTGAGTTGCCAATTGATAAAACCAAAAGGATGGGGATTAAAAGTTGGGCAGATGTGAGTTTATCAGCTAAGAAAGGAAGTGATTATTTCTCTAGAATAATGGGACATATTTATGAGAATCAAAAGAGACCCATTGCACCATGGAAATTAACTTAA
- a CDS encoding glycosyltransferase family 2 protein, whose product MKITIITVCYNSAATIEKTIQSVANQTYKDIEYIIVDGKSKDNTLAIIQANESIITKWVSEPDKGLYDAMNKGIAMASGDIIGILNSDDTFHSNTVLEEIAAVHQNNVIDASVGNIIQHNTKGKIIRLYSSKSWKPEKLKIGFMPPHPSIFFKKSLFQKYGDYTLDFKIGADYELITRFFLKNNISWKYSGITTTAMLVGGLSSSGTSSYKLITKEIQKALGMNGQTFSPFKIQTRFIWKSLGFLKI is encoded by the coding sequence ATGAAAATCACCATCATAACGGTTTGCTACAACAGTGCGGCAACCATCGAAAAAACCATTCAATCAGTAGCCAATCAAACCTACAAGGATATTGAATATATTATTGTTGATGGAAAATCCAAAGACAATACCCTTGCAATAATTCAAGCTAATGAATCCATTATTACCAAATGGGTTTCAGAACCTGATAAAGGTCTGTACGATGCCATGAATAAAGGAATCGCTATGGCGAGTGGTGATATTATTGGTATTTTAAATTCTGATGATACTTTTCATTCGAATACCGTGTTGGAAGAAATAGCTGCTGTTCATCAAAATAATGTGATTGATGCTTCTGTGGGGAACATCATTCAGCACAATACTAAAGGCAAAATCATTAGGTTGTATTCGTCAAAAAGTTGGAAACCCGAAAAGTTGAAAATTGGCTTTATGCCTCCTCATCCTTCCATCTTTTTTAAGAAATCGTTGTTTCAAAAGTATGGTGATTACACACTAGATTTTAAAATTGGAGCCGATTACGAGTTGATAACGAGGTTCTTTTTGAAAAACAATATCAGTTGGAAATATTCGGGTATTACCACTACAGCTATGCTAGTAGGTGGGTTGAGTAGCTCAGGGACATCTTCTTATAAATTGATTACCAAAGAGATTCAAAAAGCTTTAGGGATGAATGGACAAACGTTTTCGCCATTCAAAATACAAACCCGTTTTATCTGGAAGAGCTTAGGCTTTTTAAAAATATAA
- a CDS encoding glycosyltransferase translates to MKITHCISSIDKSTGGPAEYIRLLLNRLSKNQNVELTLETLQSELPYDFNSKVKVKFHFFNKIGYSRSLKKSLKNSLTHLFHGNGLWGLSVHQMAKVARMKKMPYVLSVHGCLDPISLNNKSYWKKYLALKIYQHKDLKLATCLHATAKKEMNNFRALGYTNPIAIIPNGIDLNEYPLKNNSVIKGKRKVLFLSRIHEQKGIEYLIKVWAQIDSNIRQNWELEIAGNGELVYIEQLNQIIKIQSLQKEIKIVGPKFGKDKIATYHSASLFVLPSYSENFGIVVAEALASGLPVITTMGTPWEELETYSAGKWIELVDENLLDSMTLLMKMEEKELQEIGKRGRMLIEKNYSIDSVGDKFLKLYQWLLHKGEKPDFVYLK, encoded by the coding sequence ATGAAAATAACACATTGCATATCTTCAATAGATAAATCAACGGGTGGACCTGCCGAGTATATACGTTTATTATTAAATAGACTAAGTAAAAATCAAAATGTTGAATTAACACTAGAGACATTGCAATCTGAGTTACCATATGATTTTAATTCAAAAGTAAAAGTTAAATTCCATTTTTTTAATAAAATAGGATACTCAAGGAGTTTAAAAAAAAGTTTAAAGAACTCACTTACTCACCTTTTTCATGGGAATGGATTATGGGGGCTTTCTGTACATCAGATGGCGAAAGTGGCTAGAATGAAAAAAATGCCCTATGTCTTGTCTGTACATGGTTGCCTCGATCCTATTTCATTAAACAATAAGTCTTATTGGAAAAAGTATTTAGCTTTAAAAATTTATCAACATAAAGATTTGAAATTAGCTACATGTCTACATGCTACAGCAAAAAAGGAAATGAATAATTTTCGAGCTTTAGGATATACTAATCCTATTGCAATTATTCCAAATGGAATTGATTTAAATGAATATCCATTAAAGAATAACAGTGTAATAAAAGGTAAACGAAAAGTTCTTTTTTTGTCGAGAATTCATGAGCAAAAAGGTATAGAATATCTAATTAAAGTGTGGGCTCAAATAGATTCAAATATTAGACAGAATTGGGAACTAGAGATAGCAGGTAATGGAGAATTAGTCTATATTGAACAACTAAACCAAATTATAAAAATACAGAGTCTACAAAAAGAGATTAAGATTGTGGGACCTAAATTTGGAAAGGATAAAATTGCAACTTATCATAGTGCTAGTTTGTTTGTATTGCCATCTTACAGTGAAAATTTTGGAATAGTTGTGGCTGAAGCTTTAGCTTCAGGTCTTCCGGTTATTACAACTATGGGGACACCCTGGGAAGAATTAGAAACGTATAGTGCAGGGAAATGGATCGAGCTAGTTGATGAAAATCTACTAGATTCTATGACTTTGTTAATGAAAATGGAAGAAAAAGAATTGCAGGAAATTGGAAAAAGAGGAAGAATGCTTATTGAGAAAAACTATTCTATTGATTCAGTGGGCGATAAGTTTTTGAAATTATATCAGTGGCTTTTACACAAAGGAGAAAAACCAGATTTTGTATATTTAAAATAA
- a CDS encoding NAD-dependent epimerase/dehydratase family protein: MKNIYITGITGFVGQNLNHFLKKDYQLKGISRVTSPESLSYTEFFQGNNSYDAIVHLAGKAHDLKKTADDAAYYEVNYELTKKLYDHFVQSTAQKFIYISSVKAAADEVEGILDENVVPKPVTVYGKSKLKAEEYIMQNLPEDKEVYILRPCMIHGPGNKGNLNLLYSIVAKGIPYPLGAYKNERSFLSVDNLCFVIEQLLQKKVPSGIYNIADDFSLATTDIVSLAGESLERKATILAVPQLVIKAIAKLGDIAPLPINSERLQKLTENYVVSNAKIKKALGIELPLSSREGLIKTFQSFRK, encoded by the coding sequence ATGAAAAACATCTACATCACAGGTATCACAGGTTTTGTAGGGCAAAATCTGAACCATTTTTTAAAAAAAGACTATCAATTAAAAGGGATTTCAAGAGTAACAAGTCCTGAAAGTTTATCCTATACTGAATTTTTTCAAGGTAATAATTCCTATGATGCGATAGTGCATCTAGCTGGAAAAGCCCATGATTTAAAAAAGACAGCTGATGATGCGGCGTATTATGAGGTCAATTATGAATTGACCAAAAAATTATACGATCATTTTGTACAATCAACGGCTCAAAAATTCATTTACATCAGTTCTGTAAAAGCTGCGGCAGATGAAGTTGAAGGTATTTTGGACGAAAATGTAGTGCCTAAGCCTGTAACAGTTTACGGAAAATCGAAGTTAAAGGCCGAAGAATACATCATGCAAAATCTGCCTGAAGATAAGGAAGTGTATATCTTACGTCCTTGTATGATTCACGGCCCAGGGAATAAAGGAAATTTGAATTTATTATATAGTATTGTCGCCAAAGGGATTCCTTATCCTTTAGGTGCATACAAAAATGAACGCTCTTTTTTGAGTGTTGATAATCTTTGTTTTGTGATCGAACAGTTATTGCAAAAAAAAGTTCCTTCAGGGATTTACAATATAGCAGATGATTTTTCGTTAGCAACAACCGATATAGTAAGTCTGGCAGGAGAGTCGTTGGAGAGAAAAGCCACTATTTTGGCTGTTCCACAATTAGTTATTAAGGCTATTGCTAAACTGGGTGATATAGCACCATTACCGATTAATTCAGAGCGTTTGCAAAAACTCACTGAAAATTATGTAGTTAGCAATGCTAAAATTAAAAAAGCATTAGGGATTGAGTTGCCTTTGTCTTCACGAGAAGGGTTGATAAAAACGTTTCAGTCGTTTAGGAAGTAG
- a CDS encoding glycosyltransferase family 1 protein has protein sequence MKVTYFYRPKNESANSIEAVFDIIKKSMPSDVWHTDFICTQKFKRFQSYFKARHFQGDINHITGDIHIIALFLKSKKTVVTIHDLGPIDRGFGGSVIKRKLFKFFWLTLPFKKVEQITTISDFTKRKIIETCKINPDKIVVIPNPAPLDFYYCPYTFNVTNPIILQIGSDDTKNLNRLIEAIKGTSFQLLLLRSPDDSIKKKLDAYNISYEWRFNLTREEVFECYKKCDVLFFASEYEGFGVPILEANAVGRPVVTSNIASMPYVAGDAAILVDPYNVEEIKKALKEIKDNAHLREQLIERGIQNVKRFSPEEIAKKYYSVYKTILNQ, from the coding sequence GTGAAAGTTACTTATTTTTATAGACCAAAGAATGAAAGTGCTAATAGTATAGAGGCTGTTTTTGATATTATAAAAAAAAGTATGCCTTCGGATGTATGGCACACTGACTTTATATGTACACAAAAATTTAAAAGATTCCAGTCTTATTTTAAAGCGAGACATTTCCAAGGAGATATCAATCATATTACTGGTGACATTCATATTATTGCTCTCTTTTTAAAGTCAAAAAAAACAGTAGTAACAATTCACGATTTAGGACCTATTGATAGAGGATTCGGTGGAAGTGTCATTAAAAGAAAACTCTTTAAATTTTTTTGGCTTACTTTACCTTTTAAAAAGGTTGAACAAATTACAACCATATCTGATTTTACTAAAAGAAAAATTATAGAAACGTGTAAAATTAATCCAGATAAGATAGTAGTGATTCCTAATCCTGCTCCCTTAGATTTTTATTACTGTCCATATACTTTTAATGTTACTAATCCAATTATATTGCAAATAGGGTCTGACGATACAAAAAATTTGAATAGATTGATAGAGGCCATTAAAGGGACTTCATTCCAATTATTATTATTAAGAAGTCCAGATGATTCTATTAAAAAGAAATTAGATGCTTATAATATTAGTTATGAATGGAGATTTAATTTGACACGTGAAGAAGTTTTTGAATGTTATAAGAAATGTGATGTTTTATTTTTTGCCTCTGAGTACGAGGGGTTTGGAGTGCCTATTTTGGAAGCAAATGCAGTAGGGAGACCAGTTGTTACAAGTAATATAGCTTCAATGCCTTACGTTGCAGGGGATGCTGCAATATTAGTTGATCCGTATAATGTTGAAGAAATTAAAAAAGCTCTCAAAGAAATAAAAGACAATGCTCATCTTAGAGAACAATTAATAGAAAGAGGAATTCAAAATGTAAAACGTTTTTCTCCAGAAGAAATTGCTAAAAAGTATTATTCTGTCTACAAAACTATTTTGAATCAGTAA
- a CDS encoding glycosyltransferase family 2 protein, translating into MGVTPQNLLKKEYLIMNNTPSLTAIILTYNEEIHLQRCINSIKDVCERIIIVDSFSTDGTEQIAKENQVDYFSNKWINYATQFNWGLGNCNITTDWVLRLDADEYLLEGTKQELIDNLELLKPETTGVELPLKRVFMGRHMKYGLGQIFMLRIFRTGKARSENRWMDEHIELFEGNSVKFENGFADDNLNSIAWWTTKHNGYSIREAIDLLDIEYNLIGASQEVKLSNQASVKRRVKLKYVKSPLFLRSFTYFVYRYVFRLGFLDGKEGFLWHFLQGWWYRTLVDAKIYEIKKHCGSDVDKMKQFIKDVYQIDLINNS; encoded by the coding sequence TTGGGGGTAACCCCGCAAAATTTATTAAAAAAAGAATACTTAATAATGAATAATACTCCATCACTAACGGCGATTATTTTGACCTATAATGAAGAAATTCATTTACAACGCTGTATCAATTCAATAAAAGATGTATGTGAAAGAATTATTATTGTAGATTCTTTTTCAACAGATGGAACAGAACAAATAGCTAAGGAAAATCAGGTTGATTATTTTTCCAATAAATGGATTAATTATGCAACACAATTTAATTGGGGATTAGGTAATTGTAATATTACTACTGATTGGGTATTGAGACTAGATGCTGATGAATATTTATTAGAAGGCACAAAACAGGAATTAATAGACAACTTAGAATTATTAAAACCTGAAACCACAGGTGTCGAATTACCATTAAAGAGGGTTTTTATGGGTAGGCATATGAAGTATGGTTTAGGGCAAATATTTATGCTAAGGATTTTTAGAACTGGTAAAGCAAGATCGGAGAATAGATGGATGGACGAACATATTGAATTATTTGAAGGGAATTCAGTAAAGTTTGAAAATGGTTTTGCAGATGATAATTTAAATTCAATTGCATGGTGGACAACAAAACATAATGGTTATTCTATACGTGAAGCTATTGATTTGTTGGATATTGAATATAATTTGATTGGAGCTAGTCAGGAAGTTAAATTATCGAATCAAGCTTCTGTGAAAAGACGTGTAAAATTAAAATATGTTAAATCACCTCTTTTTCTTAGATCATTCACCTACTTTGTTTATAGATACGTTTTTAGATTAGGATTTTTGGATGGTAAAGAAGGTTTTTTATGGCACTTTCTACAGGGTTGGTGGTATAGAACTTTAGTTGATGCTAAAATTTATGAAATAAAAAAACATTGTGGCTCTGATGTCGACAAAATGAAACAATTTATTAAAGATGTTTATCAGATTGATTTAATAAATAATTCCTAA